One part of the Nymphaea colorata isolate Beijing-Zhang1983 chromosome 8, ASM883128v2, whole genome shotgun sequence genome encodes these proteins:
- the LOC116258889 gene encoding probable protein phosphatase 2C 10 produces the protein MFSDKICCFGTNYSQLGVRSSANSGKGKNQQGPVKIIYGFSLVKGKASHPMEDYHVAKFVRVNGHELGLFAIYDGHLGDSVPAYLQKHLFNNILKEEEFWSNPQLSILRAYEKTDQAILTHSPDLGRGGSTAVTAITVDGQKLWIANVGDSRAVLSSSGNAVQLTTDHEPNTERGSIETKGGFVSNMPGDVPRVNGQLAVSRAFGDKSLKSHLRSDPDIQHVDITGSVEFLVLASDGLWKVMNNQEVVDFARKIKDPVAAAKQLTAEAVSRESKDDISCIVVRFRSL, from the exons ATGTTTAGCGATAAGATATGTTGTTTTGGTACTAATTATTCGCAG TTGGGTGTGCGGTCTTCGGCTAACTCGGGTAAAGGGAAAAATCAGCAAGGTCCTGTCAAAATTATATATGGATTCAGCTTGGTGAAAGGCAAGGCCAGTCATCCCATGGAGGATTATCATGTAGCAAAGTTTGTTCGAGTCAATGGACATGAGCTTGGATTATTCGCTATCTATGATGGACATCTGGGAGATAGTGTTCCTGCTTATCTGCAGAAGCACCTGTTCAACAACATACTTAAGGAG GAAGAATTTTGGTCTAATCCACAGCTGTCCATATTGAGAGCCTATGAGAAGACGGACCAAGCCATTCTGACTCATAGCCCTGACTTGGGAAGGGGTGGATCCACAGCAGTTACTGCCATTACTGTAGACGGACAAAAGCTTTGGATTGCCAATGTTGGTGACTCGAGAGCAGTTCTTTCTAGCAGTGGGAATGCAGTGCAGCTGACAACTGATCATGAACCTAACACTGAACGTGGGAGCATAGAGACAAAAGGCGGATTTGTTTCAAACATGCCAG GTGATGTACCAAGAGTCAATGGTCAACTTGCTGTTTCTCGTGCTTTTGGAGATAAGAGCCTGAAATCACATTTAAGATCAGATCCTGACATACAGCATGTTGATATCACTGGCAGCGTTGAGTTTCTTGTTCTTGCAAGTGATGGCCTCTGGAAG GTAATGAATAATCAGGAGGTCGTTGATTTTGCCAGAAAGATCAAGGATCCCGTGGCTGCAGCAAAGCAATTAACAGCAGAAGCGGTGAGTAGAGAAAGTAAAGATGATATATCATGTATTGTTGTACGATTCAGATCTCTATGA